Proteins found in one Saccharopolyspora phatthalungensis genomic segment:
- a CDS encoding cupin domain-containing protein, which yields MSNIESTNAEQKPRSNAWQSALTVVQEAEPPFIPAGAHAMTVVVEFPPGDPGTPPHRHSGPAFGYVLDGEMVFELEGQPARVLRAGEAFWEPGGDVIHYQDGNNRGDIPVRFTVTMLCEPGKPMLTLVDEEELVRRKNRRAPGTD from the coding sequence ATGTCGAACATCGAGTCGACCAACGCCGAACAGAAACCACGATCGAATGCGTGGCAGTCGGCGCTCACTGTGGTGCAGGAGGCGGAGCCTCCCTTCATTCCGGCGGGTGCGCACGCGATGACCGTCGTTGTCGAGTTCCCGCCGGGCGACCCTGGTACCCCTCCGCATCGGCACTCCGGACCGGCCTTCGGCTATGTGCTGGACGGCGAGATGGTGTTCGAGCTCGAAGGCCAGCCGGCGCGTGTCCTCCGCGCCGGCGAGGCCTTCTGGGAACCCGGCGGCGACGTCATCCACTACCAGGACGGCAACAACCGCGGCGACATCCCGGTGCGCTTCACCGTCACCATGCTCTGCGAACCAGGCAAACCGATGCTCACCCTCGTGGACGAGGAAGAGCTCGTCCGGCGTAAGAACCGCCGGGCCCCGGGCACAGACTGA
- a CDS encoding SDR family oxidoreductase: MKIAVIGGTGLIGSQVVKILNASGHEAVPHSPSTGLDLRSGQGLREALAGTDVVVNLTNSPTFDEASLAFFQETMDNLLTAAKAAGVGHAVILSIVGVDQVPGLAYYRAKVLQEDLLKAGPVPYSIVRATQFFEFMDATLSWTADENAVRLPATLLQPIAAADVAQAVADVSQGAPLQGTRNVAGPEVFALDELGKITLAARGDHRAVVTDNSAGMFAAVSGDVLIAKKGTVIARTTYRQWLAR; the protein is encoded by the coding sequence ATGAAGATCGCTGTCATCGGTGGGACCGGGCTCATTGGATCGCAGGTAGTCAAGATCCTGAACGCGAGCGGGCACGAGGCGGTGCCGCACTCGCCGTCGACCGGTCTGGACCTGCGCAGCGGGCAAGGCTTGCGCGAGGCGCTGGCGGGAACCGACGTCGTCGTCAACCTAACGAACTCGCCGACCTTCGACGAAGCCTCGCTCGCGTTCTTCCAGGAGACCATGGACAACCTGCTGACGGCCGCCAAGGCCGCCGGCGTCGGCCACGCGGTCATCCTCTCGATCGTGGGCGTCGACCAGGTGCCGGGCTTGGCCTATTACCGCGCCAAGGTGCTGCAGGAGGACCTTCTCAAGGCTGGCCCCGTGCCGTACTCGATCGTCCGCGCCACGCAGTTCTTCGAGTTCATGGACGCGACGCTGTCCTGGACCGCCGACGAGAACGCCGTCCGCCTGCCGGCCACGCTCCTCCAGCCCATCGCCGCGGCCGACGTCGCCCAGGCCGTGGCCGACGTCAGCCAGGGCGCGCCTCTACAGGGCACCCGCAACGTCGCCGGCCCCGAGGTCTTCGCGCTCGACGAGCTGGGCAAGATCACTCTCGCCGCCCGTGGTGACCATCGCGCCGTCGTCACCGACAACAGCGCCGGCATGTTCGCCGCCGTCTCGGGCGACGTCCTCATCGCCAAGAAGGGCACCGTCATCGCCAGGACCACCTATCGGCAGTGGCTGGCGCGCTGA